From a region of the Xanthomonas rydalmerensis genome:
- a CDS encoding DUF2939 domain-containing protein: protein MKKWLALLFLALLALGGYVAAGPYLAIRGIDQALRERDAAALERYVDFPTLRVNLKAQVDDALVRRAGPDLQSSLFGGALLSLAGGLGGMSVDAMVTPAGIGALMQGDALWKRASGDTVGGDTYAAPRPPQPLRQAEHRFESTTRFVATVHTADGTAVPFVFTRDGLQWKLSNILLPL, encoded by the coding sequence ATGAAGAAATGGCTGGCCTTGCTGTTCCTCGCCCTGCTCGCCCTCGGCGGCTATGTCGCCGCCGGGCCGTACCTGGCCATCCGCGGTATCGACCAGGCACTGCGCGAGCGCGATGCCGCCGCGTTGGAACGCTACGTCGACTTCCCCACCCTGCGGGTCAACCTCAAGGCGCAGGTGGACGATGCGCTGGTGCGCCGCGCCGGGCCGGACCTGCAGTCCAGCCTGTTCGGTGGCGCGCTGCTGTCGCTGGCCGGTGGCCTCGGCGGGATGAGCGTGGACGCGATGGTCACCCCGGCCGGCATCGGTGCGCTGATGCAGGGCGATGCATTGTGGAAACGCGCCAGCGGCGACACCGTCGGCGGCGACACCTACGCCGCGCCGCGCCCGCCGCAACCGCTGCGCCAGGCCGAGCACCGCTTCGAATCGACCACGCGCTTCGTTGCCACCGTGCACACCGCCGACGGCACCGCGGTACCCTTCGTATTCACGCGCGACGGCCTGCAGTGGAAGCTCAGCAATATCCTGCTGCCGTTGTAG
- a CDS encoding fused MFS/spermidine synthase produces the protein MSAAPGGGRWAALRRLLRPAVDARADLRPGRPYVRHGWRYTSLQFKGEVTQSRMYTWWPDVLQVGYTRSMLAALLLRPDPQRIGIVGLGGGSQAKFCYRHLPQARIEAIEADADVLALRAAFRIPDDDARFEAVHGDGARLLPQRRDRYDLLLLDAYDADGIPAALLSRGFYEDCHAALAPGGVLAVNLYDTDTRRHLAHLRALFGGRVLRLDEPSMDNHVVFAWTGALPALEAHAALARLPWSARWQLRTPFHRLQQAMAGRTGAGAQR, from the coding sequence GTGAGCGCGGCGCCCGGCGGCGGCCGCTGGGCTGCGCTGCGCCGCCTGCTGCGGCCAGCCGTGGACGCGCGCGCCGATCTGCGTCCCGGACGACCCTACGTGCGCCATGGCTGGCGCTATACCAGCCTGCAGTTCAAGGGCGAGGTGACGCAGAGCCGCATGTACACCTGGTGGCCGGACGTGCTGCAGGTGGGCTACACCCGCAGCATGCTGGCCGCGCTGCTGTTGCGTCCGGACCCGCAGCGGATCGGCATCGTCGGCCTTGGCGGCGGCTCGCAGGCCAAGTTCTGCTACCGGCACTTGCCGCAGGCGCGGATCGAGGCGATCGAGGCCGATGCCGACGTGCTGGCCTTGCGCGCCGCCTTCCGCATTCCGGACGACGACGCGCGCTTCGAGGCGGTGCACGGCGACGGCGCGCGGCTGCTGCCGCAGCGGCGCGACCGCTACGACCTGCTGCTGCTCGACGCTTACGATGCCGACGGCATCCCGGCGGCGCTGCTCAGCCGCGGCTTCTACGAGGACTGCCATGCGGCGCTGGCGCCGGGCGGGGTGCTGGCGGTGAACCTGTACGACACCGACACCCGCCGCCACCTGGCGCATCTGCGCGCGCTATTCGGCGGCCGCGTGCTGCGCCTGGACGAGCCGAGCATGGACAACCACGTGGTGTTCGCCTGGACCGGCGCGCTGCCGGCGCTGGAGGCGCACGCGGCGCTGGCGCGCCTGCCGTGGTCGGCGCGCTGGCAATTGCGCACGCCGTTTCATCGCTTGCAGCAAGCGATGGCGGGCAGGACCGGGGCCGGCGCTCAGCGCTAG
- a CDS encoding 3-hydroxyanthranilate 3,4-dioxygenase translates to MLPAPLNLHAWIDAHRHLLKPPVGNKCMHAGDFIVMVVGGPNARSDYHYDEGPEWFYQLEGEMVLKIQEDGAVREISIRAGETFLLPPKVPHSPQRGPESVGLVIERRRLPHEQDGLLWYCERCNHLLYEAYFPLQNIETDFPPVFARFYASESLRTCAACGHVHPLPAAAAAP, encoded by the coding sequence ATGCTCCCTGCCCCGTTGAACCTGCACGCCTGGATCGACGCCCACCGGCACCTGCTGAAGCCGCCGGTCGGCAACAAGTGCATGCATGCCGGCGACTTCATCGTGATGGTGGTCGGCGGGCCGAACGCGCGCAGCGACTACCACTACGACGAAGGCCCGGAGTGGTTCTACCAGCTCGAAGGCGAGATGGTGCTGAAGATCCAGGAGGACGGCGCGGTGCGCGAGATCTCGATCCGCGCCGGCGAGACCTTCCTGCTGCCGCCGAAGGTGCCGCACTCCCCGCAACGCGGACCGGAGTCGGTGGGCCTGGTGATCGAGCGGCGACGCCTGCCGCACGAACAGGACGGCCTGCTCTGGTACTGCGAGCGCTGCAACCACCTGCTGTACGAAGCCTACTTCCCGCTGCAGAACATCGAGACCGACTTCCCGCCGGTGTTCGCGCGCTTCTACGCGTCCGAATCGCTGCGCACCTGCGCCGCCTGCGGCCACGTGCATCCGCTGCCGGCCGCTGCCGCCGCGCCGTGA
- the kynU gene encoding kynureninase, producing the protein MNEILSRQHAIALDAADPLRALRQEFLFPQHQGADQAYFVGNSLGLQPRGARAAVQEVLDKWSSLAVEGHFNGDTQWMTYHELLAAPLARLVGAHPHEVVAMNTLTVNLHLLMVSFYRPTRERPAILIEAGAFPSDQHAVASQIRFHGFDPATDLIEVQPDGADGTVSLAAIERAIGEHGPRLALVLWPGVQYRTGQAFDLAAVAQLARAAGAAVGFDLAHAIGNVPLHLHDAAPDFAVWCHYKYLNAGPGAVAGAFVHERHGHGDTPRFAGWWGHDKRTRFRMAPEFVAAPGADGWQLSNPPILSMAPLRASLDLFERAGLDALRQKSQQLTGYLETLIRARLADTLQIITPSDPAQRGCQLSLRVAGGRERGRALFEYLQSVGVLGDWREPDVIRISPVPLYNRYRDVYRFVEEVETWAGV; encoded by the coding sequence ATGAACGAGATCCTGTCCCGCCAGCACGCCATCGCCCTCGACGCCGCCGATCCGCTGCGGGCCCTGCGCCAGGAGTTCCTGTTCCCGCAGCACCAGGGCGCCGACCAGGCCTATTTCGTCGGCAACTCGCTGGGCCTGCAGCCGCGCGGCGCGCGCGCCGCGGTGCAGGAGGTGCTGGACAAGTGGTCGTCGCTGGCGGTGGAAGGCCATTTCAACGGCGACACCCAGTGGATGACCTACCACGAACTGCTGGCTGCGCCGCTGGCACGGCTGGTCGGCGCGCATCCGCATGAAGTGGTGGCGATGAACACGCTGACAGTGAACCTGCACCTGCTCATGGTCAGCTTCTACCGGCCCACCCGCGAGCGCCCGGCGATCCTGATCGAGGCCGGCGCGTTCCCCTCCGACCAGCACGCGGTCGCCTCGCAGATCCGCTTCCACGGCTTCGACCCGGCCACCGACCTGATCGAAGTGCAGCCCGACGGCGCCGACGGCACCGTGTCGCTGGCGGCGATCGAGCGCGCCATCGGCGAGCATGGCCCGCGCCTGGCGCTGGTGCTGTGGCCGGGCGTGCAGTACCGCACCGGCCAGGCGTTCGACCTGGCTGCGGTGGCGCAGCTGGCGCGTGCGGCCGGCGCCGCGGTCGGTTTCGACCTGGCCCATGCCATCGGCAATGTGCCGCTGCACCTGCACGATGCCGCCCCGGACTTCGCGGTGTGGTGCCACTACAAATACCTCAACGCCGGCCCCGGCGCGGTCGCCGGCGCCTTCGTGCACGAGCGCCACGGCCACGGCGACACCCCGCGCTTCGCCGGCTGGTGGGGCCACGACAAGCGCACCCGCTTCCGCATGGCGCCCGAGTTCGTCGCCGCGCCCGGCGCCGACGGCTGGCAGCTGAGCAATCCGCCGATCCTGAGCATGGCGCCGCTGCGCGCCTCGCTGGACCTGTTCGAGCGCGCCGGGCTGGACGCGCTGCGGCAGAAGTCGCAGCAGCTCACCGGCTACCTGGAGACGCTGATCCGCGCCCGCCTGGCCGACACCCTGCAGATCATCACCCCGTCCGACCCGGCACAGCGCGGCTGCCAGCTGTCGCTGCGCGTGGCCGGCGGCCGCGAGCGCGGCCGTGCCCTGTTCGAGTACCTGCAATCGGTCGGCGTGCTCGGCGACTGGCGCGAACCGGACGTGATCCGGATCAGCCCGGTGCCGTTGTACAACCGCTACCGCGACGTCTACCGCTTCGTCGAGGAAGTGGAAACCTGGGCCGGCGTCTGA
- a CDS encoding DUF2461 domain-containing protein has translation MTSYFSDASFKFLRALARHNDKAWFNDNRHKYEEHVRQPFLRLITDLQPDLAQVSEHFRADPRGVGGSLFRIHRDARFSHDKSPYKTWQGARLFHERRKQVPAPSFYIHLQPGESFVGAGLWHPEPDTQRKVRQFIFDNPGSWKAAAHAPALRRRFDFEESEMLVRPPRGFPADFECIDDLKHKNWVFWRQLDDATMTGPRLRTQIAADLQTLGPFVDYLCAALDLEF, from the coding sequence ATGACCAGCTATTTCAGCGACGCCAGCTTCAAGTTCCTGCGTGCCCTGGCGCGGCACAACGACAAGGCCTGGTTCAACGACAACCGGCACAAGTACGAAGAACACGTGCGCCAGCCGTTTCTGCGCCTGATCACCGACCTGCAGCCGGACCTGGCCCAGGTCAGCGAGCACTTCCGCGCCGATCCGCGCGGTGTCGGCGGTTCGCTGTTCCGCATCCATCGCGACGCGCGCTTCTCCCACGACAAGTCGCCGTACAAGACCTGGCAGGGCGCGCGCCTGTTCCATGAGCGGCGCAAGCAGGTGCCGGCGCCCTCCTTCTACATCCACCTGCAGCCGGGCGAGAGCTTCGTCGGCGCCGGGCTGTGGCATCCGGAGCCGGACACGCAGCGCAAGGTGCGCCAGTTCATCTTCGACAATCCCGGCAGCTGGAAGGCCGCCGCGCATGCGCCAGCGCTGCGCCGCCGCTTCGACTTCGAGGAAAGCGAGATGCTGGTGCGGCCACCGCGCGGTTTCCCGGCCGACTTCGAATGCATCGACGACCTCAAGCACAAGAACTGGGTGTTCTGGCGCCAGCTCGACGACGCGACCATGACAGGCCCGCGGCTGCGTACGCAAATCGCCGCCGACCTGCAGACGCTGGGTCCATTCGTGGACTATCTGTGCGCGGCGCTGGATCTGGAATTCTAG
- a CDS encoding FUSC family protein, whose product MLRGLIALKPRDVPVRVALRNTAAVVAPLALGVAAGHAELGLAVSTGALNTMFSDQPGPYRARMQRMLMAALAAGVAALLGMLIGAHTVALALCALLLGLGGGLLVALGPVAARVGLTSMILLVVSADVGLPPAQSVGVAALIFAGGVLQMLMALAAWPLQRYRPERFALADLMRQLAGLARQRPSATAAPPATEAVLEAMVMLHGEHRSRGRAVQAFRVIAELCERARLELLTLADLHGRLDTASPARLPIERVLERSAVVLDQLAHALDSAEDPDAANDSMTGFDDLVEALAQVQAQAEDTRERRLLRIAVARAQGLGGQLRALVRNGRWASSRGEIQAELAEARLPPALRPLAPLQTLRANLNLSSVAFRHALRCGVCLALAVLFARWQAIPHGYWIPMTTAIVLKPDFGGTLSFGALRVAGTFAGLLLATVLAHFVMDGAVVRLLLLTVFCLGFRLLTQVNYGLGVACLTGMLVLLLSFEGMAPGEAIGERIQATVLGSALALAAYALWPTWERKHIRAILAQLLLAYRDHLDAVLEGRLQALPDTRAASRTARTNAQASIERLRGEPRRKRNLRELTLAESVLANGNRLIRASLALEAVLRDAPPLPPLPELPQFRQQAHAALTELAESLRTGTAPPQASLRTDERRLAEALAAQQDGSDGGALAALADTSDRVADSIGTLTHLVRGALLPAAAASKDPPPVGAQRSG is encoded by the coding sequence ATGCTGCGCGGCCTGATCGCGCTCAAGCCGCGCGACGTGCCGGTGCGCGTGGCCCTGCGCAACACCGCCGCGGTGGTCGCGCCGCTGGCGCTGGGCGTGGCCGCCGGCCATGCCGAACTGGGCCTGGCGGTGTCCACCGGCGCGCTCAACACCATGTTCTCCGACCAGCCCGGCCCGTACCGGGCGCGGATGCAGCGCATGCTGATGGCCGCGCTGGCGGCGGGCGTGGCCGCGTTGCTGGGCATGCTGATCGGCGCGCACACGGTCGCACTGGCGCTGTGCGCGCTGCTGCTCGGCCTGGGCGGCGGCCTGCTGGTGGCGCTGGGTCCGGTGGCGGCGCGGGTCGGGCTGACCAGCATGATCCTGCTGGTGGTCAGCGCCGACGTAGGACTGCCGCCTGCGCAGAGCGTGGGCGTGGCCGCGCTGATCTTCGCCGGCGGCGTGCTGCAGATGCTGATGGCGCTGGCGGCCTGGCCGCTGCAGCGCTACCGCCCGGAGCGCTTCGCCCTGGCCGACCTGATGCGGCAACTGGCCGGCCTCGCCCGCCAGCGGCCGAGCGCGACCGCGGCGCCGCCGGCCACCGAAGCGGTGCTCGAGGCGATGGTGATGCTGCACGGCGAACACCGTTCGCGCGGGCGTGCAGTGCAGGCGTTCCGGGTCATCGCCGAGTTGTGCGAACGCGCGCGGCTGGAGCTGCTGACCCTGGCCGATCTGCACGGGCGCCTGGACACAGCGTCGCCCGCGCGGCTGCCGATCGAACGCGTGCTCGAACGCAGCGCGGTGGTGCTGGACCAGCTGGCGCATGCGCTGGACAGCGCCGAAGACCCCGACGCCGCCAACGACTCGATGACCGGCTTCGACGATCTGGTCGAGGCCCTGGCGCAGGTGCAGGCGCAGGCCGAGGACACCCGCGAACGGCGCCTGCTGCGCATCGCCGTGGCCCGCGCGCAAGGCCTGGGCGGCCAGCTGCGCGCGCTGGTGCGCAATGGCCGCTGGGCCAGCAGCCGCGGCGAGATCCAGGCCGAACTGGCCGAAGCGCGGCTGCCGCCGGCGCTGCGCCCGCTGGCGCCGCTGCAGACATTGCGGGCGAACCTGAACCTGTCGTCGGTGGCGTTCCGCCACGCGCTGCGCTGTGGGGTATGCCTGGCCCTGGCGGTGCTGTTCGCCCGCTGGCAGGCGATCCCGCACGGCTACTGGATCCCGATGACCACCGCGATCGTGCTCAAGCCGGATTTCGGCGGCACCCTCAGCTTCGGCGCGCTGCGCGTGGCCGGCACCTTCGCCGGGCTGCTGCTGGCCACCGTGCTGGCGCATTTCGTGATGGACGGGGCGGTGGTGCGGCTGCTGTTGCTGACGGTGTTCTGCCTGGGCTTCCGCCTGCTCACCCAGGTCAACTACGGGCTCGGCGTGGCCTGCCTGACCGGCATGCTGGTGCTGTTGCTGTCGTTCGAAGGCATGGCGCCGGGCGAGGCGATCGGCGAGCGCATCCAGGCCACCGTGCTCGGCAGCGCGCTGGCGCTGGCGGCCTACGCGCTGTGGCCGACCTGGGAACGCAAGCACATCCGCGCCATCCTGGCGCAGTTGCTGCTCGCCTACCGCGACCATCTCGACGCGGTGCTGGAGGGGCGCCTGCAGGCGCTGCCGGACACCCGCGCGGCCTCGCGCACCGCCCGCACCAATGCCCAGGCCTCGATCGAACGCCTGCGCGGCGAGCCACGGCGCAAACGCAACCTGCGCGAACTGACCCTGGCCGAATCGGTGCTGGCCAACGGCAACCGGCTGATCCGCGCCTCGTTGGCGCTGGAGGCGGTGCTGCGCGATGCGCCGCCGTTGCCGCCGCTGCCGGAACTGCCGCAGTTCCGGCAGCAGGCGCACGCCGCACTGACCGAACTGGCCGAGAGCCTGCGCACCGGCACGGCGCCGCCGCAGGCCAGCCTGCGCACGGACGAGCGGCGCCTGGCCGAGGCGCTGGCTGCGCAGCAGGACGGCAGCGACGGCGGCGCGCTGGCCGCGCTGGCCGACACCAGCGACCGCGTCGCCGACAGCATCGGCACTCTCACCCACCTGGTTCGCGGTGCGCTGCTGCCGGCCGCGGCGGCATCGAAGGATCCGCCGCCGGTGGGCGCGCAGCGCAGCGGGTGA
- the sbcB gene encoding exodeoxyribonuclease I, with the protein MPDSFLFYDLETFGADPRRTRIAQFAAVRTDAELNVIEEPISFFVKPADDLLPSPVATLITGITPQQASREGVSEAEAFARIAEQMARPQTCTLGYNSLRFDDEFVRHGLFRNFHDPYEREWRNGNSRWDLLDMLRLMHALRPEGIVWPQREDGATSFKLEQLALANGVRDGDAHEALSDVYATIGMARHFRRSQPRLWEYALKLRDKRFCGGLLDAVAMQPVLHVSMRYPAARLCAAPVLPLARHPRIDGRVLVFDLEGDIEPLLRYSPEQIADRLYTPQADLPEGEQRIPLKEVHLNKAPALVAWAHLREADFARLRLDPAHLLAKAARLREAGPALAEKVRRVFANERAAVPADVDASLYDGFLPDGDKRAMAQVRATPPAQLAALEGQFRDPRLPELLFRYRARNWPESLSIVEQARWDDYRRQRLQQDSGLSELSFDGFYAELAGLRLAHPQDATKQALLDQLAAWGHDLQRSL; encoded by the coding sequence ATGCCAGACAGCTTCCTCTTCTACGACCTGGAAACCTTCGGCGCCGATCCACGGCGCACGCGCATCGCGCAGTTCGCCGCGGTGCGCACCGATGCCGAACTCAACGTGATCGAGGAGCCGATCAGTTTCTTCGTCAAGCCGGCCGACGACCTGCTGCCCTCGCCGGTCGCCACCCTGATCACCGGCATCACCCCGCAGCAGGCATCGCGCGAGGGCGTCAGCGAAGCCGAGGCGTTCGCGCGCATCGCCGAGCAGATGGCACGGCCGCAGACCTGCACGCTGGGCTACAACTCGCTGCGCTTCGACGACGAGTTCGTGCGCCACGGCCTGTTCCGCAATTTCCACGATCCCTACGAACGCGAGTGGCGCAACGGCAACTCGCGCTGGGACCTGCTGGACATGCTGCGGCTGATGCACGCGCTGCGCCCGGAGGGCATCGTCTGGCCGCAGCGCGAGGACGGCGCCACCTCGTTCAAGCTGGAGCAACTGGCACTGGCCAATGGCGTGCGCGACGGCGATGCGCACGAGGCGCTGTCCGACGTGTACGCCACCATCGGCATGGCCCGGCACTTCCGCCGCAGCCAGCCGCGGCTGTGGGAGTACGCGCTGAAGCTGCGCGACAAGCGCTTCTGCGGCGGCCTGCTCGACGCGGTGGCGATGCAGCCGGTGCTGCACGTGTCGATGCGCTATCCGGCCGCGCGCCTGTGTGCGGCGCCGGTGCTGCCGCTGGCGCGGCATCCGCGCATCGACGGCCGCGTGCTGGTGTTCGACCTGGAAGGCGACATCGAGCCGCTGCTGCGCTATTCGCCGGAACAGATCGCCGACCGCCTGTACACGCCGCAGGCCGATCTGCCCGAAGGCGAACAGCGCATCCCGCTCAAGGAAGTGCATCTGAACAAGGCGCCGGCACTGGTCGCCTGGGCGCACCTGCGCGAGGCGGATTTCGCCCGGCTGCGACTGGACCCGGCGCACCTCCTGGCCAAGGCCGCGCGCCTGCGCGAGGCCGGCCCGGCGCTGGCGGAGAAGGTGCGGCGCGTGTTCGCCAACGAGCGCGCCGCGGTGCCGGCCGATGTCGATGCCTCGCTGTACGACGGCTTCCTCCCCGATGGCGACAAGCGCGCAATGGCACAGGTCCGCGCCACCCCGCCGGCGCAGCTGGCCGCACTGGAAGGCCAGTTCCGCGATCCGCGCCTGCCCGAACTGCTGTTCCGCTACCGCGCGCGCAACTGGCCGGAAAGCCTGTCCATCGTCGAGCAGGCGCGCTGGGACGACTACCGGCGGCAGCGCCTGCAGCAGGACAGCGGCCTGTCCGAACTGAGCTTCGACGGCTTCTACGCGGAGCTGGCCGGTTTACGCCTGGCTCACCCGCAGGATGCTACCAAGCAAGCCCTGCTCGACCAGTTGGCCGCCTGGGGCCACGACCTGCAACGCAGCCTATGA
- a CDS encoding NAD(P)/FAD-dependent oxidoreductase — translation MNASPRSITLIGAGLAGSLLAILLSRQGWQVTVYERRGDPRVHDYERGRSINLALAERGLHVLRQAGADAAVMAKAVMMRGRMVHFADGQQQLQRYGRDDSEVIWSVHRNDLNITLLQLAEQAGARIHFYRRLHTVDFDAGYARFIDDRDDQPHDIRFDSMIGADGAGSALRAAMQRKAPMAEHIEFLDHSYKELEIPPSASGGFRIEPNALHIWPRGHYMCIALPNDEGTFTVTLFLPNKGEPSFATVRSGEEALTLFARDFADALPLMPQLAEHWEQHPPGLLGTLRLERWHLDGRAVLLGDAAHAMVPFHGQGMNCAFEDCAALAAHLQREPDLARAYAAFEAERKPNAGAIQQMALENYVEMRDRVGDAGFLLQRELGQALQARHPTRFVPHYTMVTFLRTPYAQALERSEVQRDILVQATQGHSDLSRIDWNRLERIVHARLAPLEGAH, via the coding sequence TTGAACGCATCCCCCCGCAGCATCACCCTGATCGGCGCCGGCCTGGCCGGCTCCCTGCTCGCCATCCTGCTCTCGCGCCAGGGCTGGCAGGTCACCGTCTACGAACGCCGCGGCGACCCGCGCGTGCACGATTACGAGCGCGGCCGCTCGATCAACCTGGCCCTGGCCGAACGCGGCCTGCACGTGCTGCGCCAGGCCGGCGCCGATGCCGCGGTGATGGCCAAGGCGGTGATGATGCGCGGGCGCATGGTGCATTTCGCCGACGGCCAGCAGCAATTGCAGCGCTACGGCCGCGACGACAGCGAGGTGATCTGGTCGGTGCACCGCAACGATCTCAACATCACCCTGCTGCAACTGGCCGAACAGGCCGGCGCGCGCATCCACTTCTACCGGCGCCTGCACACGGTGGATTTCGACGCCGGCTACGCACGCTTCATCGACGACCGCGACGACCAGCCGCACGACATCCGCTTCGACAGCATGATCGGCGCCGACGGCGCCGGCTCGGCGCTGCGCGCGGCGATGCAGCGCAAGGCGCCGATGGCCGAGCACATCGAGTTCCTCGATCACTCGTACAAGGAACTGGAAATCCCGCCCAGCGCCAGCGGCGGCTTCCGCATCGAACCCAACGCGCTGCACATCTGGCCGCGCGGGCATTACATGTGCATCGCCCTGCCCAACGATGAAGGCACCTTCACCGTCACCCTGTTCCTGCCCAACAAGGGCGAGCCGAGCTTCGCCACCGTGCGCAGCGGCGAGGAGGCGCTGACGCTGTTCGCGCGCGATTTCGCCGACGCACTGCCGCTGATGCCGCAACTGGCCGAGCACTGGGAACAGCATCCGCCGGGCCTGCTCGGCACGCTGCGCCTGGAGCGCTGGCACCTGGACGGCCGCGCGGTGCTGCTGGGCGACGCCGCGCACGCGATGGTGCCGTTCCACGGGCAAGGCATGAACTGCGCGTTCGAGGATTGCGCGGCGCTGGCCGCGCACCTGCAGCGCGAGCCGGACCTGGCGCGCGCCTACGCCGCCTTCGAGGCCGAGCGCAAGCCCAACGCCGGCGCGATTCAGCAGATGGCGCTGGAGAACTACGTGGAAATGCGCGACCGCGTCGGCGACGCGGGTTTCCTGCTGCAGCGCGAACTCGGCCAGGCCCTGCAGGCACGGCATCCCACCCGCTTCGTGCCGCACTACACCATGGTCACCTTCCTGCGCACGCCGTACGCGCAGGCGCTGGAACGCAGCGAGGTGCAGCGCGACATCCTGGTCCAGGCCACGCAGGGCCACAGCGATCTGTCGCGGATCGACTGGAACCGGCTGGAGCGCATCGTGCACGCGCGGCTGGCACCGCTGGAGGGGGCGCATTGA
- the can gene encoding carbonate dehydratase codes for MSKIAQLLDNNRSWSERINREDPEFFSRLSKQQTPEYLWIGCSDSRVPANQIIDMAPGEVFVHRNIANVVVHTDLNCLSVIQFAVEVLKVRHILVVGHYGCGGVHAGLTRARLGLVDNWIRHVTDVAEKHEHCLQQAGALNVQHARLCELNVLEQVVNVSRTSIVLDAWARGQELTVHGWVYSLRDGRVHDLGMELGRIDDLVPRYDAALARISQDREDR; via the coding sequence ATGAGCAAAATCGCGCAACTCCTGGACAACAACCGCTCCTGGTCCGAACGCATCAACCGCGAGGATCCGGAGTTCTTCAGCCGCCTGTCCAAGCAGCAGACCCCGGAGTACCTGTGGATCGGCTGTTCCGACTCGCGGGTGCCGGCGAACCAGATCATCGACATGGCGCCGGGCGAGGTGTTCGTCCACCGCAACATCGCCAACGTGGTGGTGCATACCGACCTCAACTGCCTGTCGGTGATCCAGTTCGCGGTCGAGGTGCTGAAGGTGCGGCACATCCTGGTGGTCGGCCACTACGGTTGCGGCGGCGTGCATGCCGGCCTGACCCGCGCGCGGCTGGGCCTGGTCGACAACTGGATCCGCCACGTCACCGACGTGGCCGAGAAGCACGAGCACTGCCTGCAGCAGGCCGGCGCGCTCAACGTGCAGCACGCGCGGCTGTGCGAACTCAACGTGCTCGAGCAGGTGGTCAACGTCAGCCGCACCTCGATCGTGCTCGACGCCTGGGCGCGCGGCCAGGAACTGACCGTACACGGCTGGGTCTACAGCCTGCGCGACGGCCGCGTGCACGACCTGGGCATGGAACTCGGTCGCATCGACGACCTGGTGCCGCGCTACGATGCCGCCCTGGCGCGCATCAGCCAGGACCGCGAGGACCGCTGA
- a CDS encoding 5'-nucleotidase: MSDNSPRLLTVAVTSRALFDLEEGHALFERDGVEAYSAYQREREDDVLAPGVAFPVVRKLLALNQGTPPETPPVEVILLSRNSADTGLRIFNSIQHYGLGIVRATFTSGEATWPYVKPFGTDLFLSANPESVRRALSHGIAAATILPKPPGEHAQEAAAAAGAIDADRLSTQLRIAFDGDAVIFGDEGERFSREQGVEAFGRYERENARQPLTGGPFRNFLSALHALQSAFPAGEASPIRTALVTARSAPAHERVIRTLREWGVRLDEALFLGGRHKGPFLQAFGADIFFDDSQHNIDSAARERVAAGHVPHGVANDIAKS; this comes from the coding sequence ATGTCCGACAACTCCCCCCGTCTGCTCACCGTCGCGGTCACCTCGCGCGCCCTGTTCGATCTGGAAGAGGGCCATGCCCTGTTCGAGCGGGACGGCGTGGAGGCGTACAGCGCGTACCAGCGCGAGCGCGAGGACGATGTGCTGGCGCCTGGGGTCGCGTTCCCGGTGGTGCGCAAGCTGCTGGCGCTGAACCAGGGCACGCCGCCGGAGACGCCGCCGGTGGAGGTGATCCTGCTGTCGCGCAATTCCGCCGACACCGGGCTGCGCATCTTTAATTCGATCCAGCACTACGGCCTGGGCATCGTCCGCGCCACCTTCACCTCTGGCGAGGCGACCTGGCCCTACGTCAAGCCGTTCGGTACCGACCTGTTCCTCTCGGCCAACCCGGAGTCGGTGCGCCGCGCGCTCAGCCACGGCATCGCCGCGGCGACCATCCTGCCCAAGCCGCCCGGCGAGCACGCGCAGGAGGCGGCCGCGGCGGCAGGCGCGATCGATGCCGATCGTCTGTCCACGCAGTTGCGCATCGCCTTCGACGGCGATGCGGTGATCTTCGGCGACGAGGGCGAGCGTTTCTCGCGCGAGCAGGGCGTGGAGGCGTTCGGCCGCTACGAGCGCGAGAACGCGCGCCAGCCGCTGACCGGCGGCCCGTTCCGCAATTTCCTGTCGGCGCTGCACGCGCTGCAGTCAGCGTTCCCGGCCGGCGAGGCCTCGCCGATCCGCACCGCGCTGGTCACCGCGCGCTCGGCGCCCGCGCACGAGCGGGTGATCCGCACCCTGCGCGAATGGGGGGTGCGCCTGGACGAGGCGCTGTTCCTCGGCGGCCGTCACAAGGGGCCGTTCCTGCAGGCCTTCGGCGCGGACATCTTCTTCGACGATTCGCAGCACAACATCGACAGCGCCGCCCGCGAGCGTGTCGCCGCCGGGCATGTGCCGCACGGGGTCGCCAACGACATCGCCAAGTCGTGA